A single Desulfovibrio porci DNA region contains:
- a CDS encoding glycosyltransferase, with protein sequence MAPVIVAKDLYKCYAGFAPVLRGVNIEVQAGELVAIMGPSGCGKSTMLHILGMLHAPDAGSLEILGTDVLAFNREQTAAFRRGNMGFVMQSSNLFEHSTVFENVEFPLIYEGIPPQERWERVIRALELVRLSARVHYRSNRLSGGEQQRVAIARAMVNNPRILLADEPTGALDARTSRLIMENFRTLCHTGGVSMVLVTHDPKMAEYCDSIYTLEDGVLHCRRRELPPLPEHEAQTLLQPPPPVVRGALVAERFPEASGRNLMEEAHRLHAAGLLSRIYAIRGSGLLGNPEGYALPLAVRRIGSWHFFSVCAALFRQLRGSSHSLWGLWRDLPVRSRWGRGLPGHLWAFGCGALLARWGLEEKIEFMYATGAHSEATASWVAARLLGLPFAFSVRAQDLARPGNDWAVKAAQAVFVRCDTGATLQALRELLPELPEDRLVLLRDPLTLTPPEDDADMPLPSGVQQGAQPLQILAVGTISARKGYDLLLRACAQLRARGLDFRLKIVGQGPERLRLRWLAWRLGLRKVVDFAGQTPHENMADFYKKADIFVSPGRRTGQGDADGLPSALAEAMAFGLAVVVSDLPGLTEAVEDGKSGLVTPQNDAAALAQALERLAAQPGERARLGNAARTRIHALLDEQENESRLGALFSRAIRTA encoded by the coding sequence ATGGCTCCGGTTATCGTCGCCAAAGATTTATATAAATGTTACGCCGGATTCGCGCCGGTGCTGCGCGGCGTGAACATCGAGGTGCAGGCCGGTGAGCTTGTGGCCATCATGGGTCCCTCGGGGTGCGGCAAGTCCACCATGCTGCACATTCTGGGCATGCTGCACGCGCCCGACGCCGGTTCTTTGGAAATCCTCGGCACGGATGTCCTCGCGTTCAACCGTGAGCAGACGGCGGCCTTCCGGCGCGGGAACATGGGCTTTGTGATGCAGTCCAGCAACCTTTTCGAGCACTCCACGGTGTTTGAAAACGTTGAATTCCCTTTGATTTATGAAGGAATACCGCCGCAGGAACGCTGGGAGAGGGTGATCCGGGCCCTGGAACTGGTGCGTCTTTCCGCCAGGGTGCATTACCGCAGCAACCGCCTGTCCGGCGGCGAGCAGCAGCGCGTGGCCATCGCCAGGGCCATGGTGAACAATCCGCGCATTCTGCTGGCCGACGAACCCACCGGCGCGCTGGACGCCCGCACCAGCCGTCTGATCATGGAAAATTTCCGCACGCTCTGCCATACCGGCGGCGTGTCCATGGTCTTGGTCACCCATGACCCCAAAATGGCCGAATACTGCGACAGCATCTATACTCTGGAGGACGGCGTCCTACACTGCCGCCGCCGCGAACTGCCGCCGCTTCCGGAGCATGAGGCGCAGACGCTGTTGCAGCCGCCGCCGCCCGTGGTGCGCGGCGCGCTGGTGGCCGAGCGCTTTCCCGAGGCGTCGGGCCGGAACCTGATGGAAGAGGCCCACCGCCTGCACGCCGCGGGCCTGCTTTCGCGCATTTACGCCATCCGGGGCAGCGGCCTGCTGGGCAATCCGGAGGGCTATGCCCTGCCCCTGGCGGTGCGCCGCATCGGCTCGTGGCATTTTTTCTCCGTCTGCGCGGCCCTGTTCCGCCAATTGCGGGGCTCGTCCCATTCTCTGTGGGGGCTCTGGCGTGACTTGCCCGTACGTTCCCGCTGGGGCCGGGGCTTGCCGGGGCACCTCTGGGCCTTTGGTTGCGGGGCATTGCTGGCCCGCTGGGGCCTGGAGGAAAAAATCGAATTTATGTACGCCACCGGCGCTCACAGCGAGGCCACGGCCAGTTGGGTGGCCGCGCGCCTGCTGGGATTGCCTTTCGCCTTTTCCGTGCGCGCCCAGGATCTGGCGCGCCCCGGCAACGACTGGGCCGTCAAGGCGGCGCAGGCGGTCTTTGTGCGTTGCGATACCGGGGCCACCCTGCAGGCCCTGCGGGAGTTGCTGCCGGAATTGCCGGAGGACAGACTGGTTCTGCTGCGCGATCCCCTGACCCTGACCCCGCCCGAGGACGACGCGGACATGCCCTTGCCGTCCGGCGTCCAGCAGGGCGCGCAGCCTTTGCAGATTCTGGCCGTGGGCACCATCAGCGCCCGCAAGGGCTATGATCTGTTGCTGCGGGCCTGCGCGCAGTTGCGCGCCAGGGGTCTGGATTTCCGTCTGAAGATCGTGGGCCAGGGGCCGGAACGCCTGCGTCTGCGCTGGCTTGCCTGGCGTCTCGGCCTGCGTAAGGTTGTGGATTTTGCCGGTCAGACGCCTCACGAGAACATGGCTGATTTCTATAAAAAAGCCGACATCTTCGTGTCGCCGGGCCGCAGGACCGGTCAGGGCGATGCGGACGGCCTGCCCTCGGCTCTGGCGGAAGCCATGGCTTTCGGCTTGGCCGTGGTGGTCAGCGACCTGCCGGGCCTGACGGAAGCCGTGGAGGACGGGAAAAGCGGTCTGGTGACGCCCCAAAACGACGCGGCGGCCCTGGCCCAAGCTCTGGAGCGTCTCGCCGCGCAGCCCGGAGAACGCGCCCGGCTGGGCAATGCGGCCCGAACGCGCATCCACGCTCTACTGGATGAGCAGGAAAACGAAAGCCGGTTGGGCGCGCTCTTCAGCCGGGCCATTCGCACAGCCTGA
- the rfaE1 gene encoding D-glycero-beta-D-manno-heptose-7-phosphate kinase, whose translation MDFTGVRVLVVGDVMLDHYIAGQVRRISPEAPVPVACVRKRWTAPGGAANVARNLARLGLQVALTGLAGRDEAGESLRRELAAEGIDDGLVYSAARSTTRKTRIIAQGQQLLRLDEEVIAPPRPEESAALRGKILEFLPACGAVVLSDYGKGVLLDDAENGGLCAPVITAARERGIPVLVDPKGGQWRRYAGAQCVTPNSVEFALACGLESGDAPDQRERETLAGRLRESYGLERILLTRGAKGMALFAGGEPPCYIRAAVREVADVSGAGDTVIATLAACVAKGLDWKESARVANTAAGVAVGKMGTAPVSLAELNQALRENADNPKLYGGSALLEKLEEWRCRNESIVFTNGCFDLLHPGHISLIRQCVALGDRLVVGLNSDASVRRLKGPGRPVQNEQSRALLLAALQGVDAVILFDEDTPLELIRQVRPDVLVKGSDYTVETVVGADLVREYGGRVHLAHLVDGCSTTNLVRRMGAEKA comes from the coding sequence ATGGACTTTACGGGAGTACGCGTGCTGGTGGTGGGCGATGTGATGCTTGACCATTACATCGCCGGCCAAGTCAGGCGTATTTCTCCGGAAGCGCCGGTGCCCGTGGCTTGCGTGCGCAAGCGTTGGACCGCTCCTGGCGGCGCGGCCAATGTGGCCCGCAATTTGGCCCGTCTGGGCCTTCAGGTCGCTCTGACCGGCTTGGCTGGCCGGGATGAGGCCGGTGAGTCTCTGCGCAGGGAGCTGGCCGCTGAGGGCATCGACGACGGTCTGGTGTATTCCGCTGCCCGGAGCACCACGCGTAAAACCAGGATTATTGCCCAGGGCCAGCAACTGCTCCGTCTGGATGAAGAAGTGATCGCGCCGCCGCGTCCGGAAGAAAGCGCGGCCCTGCGCGGAAAAATTCTGGAATTCCTTCCCGCCTGCGGCGCGGTGGTGCTGTCCGATTACGGCAAGGGCGTCCTGCTGGACGACGCTGAAAACGGCGGCCTGTGCGCGCCGGTCATAACAGCGGCCCGCGAACGCGGCATTCCCGTGCTGGTGGACCCCAAGGGCGGGCAGTGGCGGCGCTATGCCGGGGCGCAGTGCGTGACGCCCAACAGCGTCGAGTTCGCCCTGGCCTGCGGCCTGGAGTCCGGTGACGCGCCGGATCAGCGGGAACGCGAAACACTGGCTGGTCGCCTGCGCGAAAGCTATGGTCTGGAACGGATTCTGCTCACGCGCGGGGCCAAAGGCATGGCCCTGTTCGCCGGAGGCGAGCCGCCGTGCTATATCCGGGCCGCCGTGCGTGAAGTGGCCGATGTTTCCGGCGCGGGCGACACGGTCATCGCCACCTTGGCGGCCTGCGTGGCCAAGGGCCTGGACTGGAAGGAAAGCGCCCGCGTGGCCAATACCGCGGCCGGTGTGGCCGTGGGCAAAATGGGCACCGCGCCTGTGTCCCTGGCTGAACTGAACCAGGCCCTGCGGGAAAACGCCGACAATCCCAAACTCTACGGCGGTTCCGCGCTGCTGGAAAAGCTGGAGGAGTGGCGGTGCAGAAATGAAAGCATTGTTTTCACCAACGGCTGCTTCGACCTGCTCCATCCCGGTCATATTTCCCTGATCCGCCAGTGCGTGGCCCTGGGCGACCGCTTGGTGGTGGGGCTGAACAGCGACGCCTCGGTGCGCCGTCTCAAGGGGCCCGGCCGCCCGGTCCAGAATGAGCAAAGCCGCGCGCTGCTGCTGGCCGCGCTGCAGGGCGTGGACGCGGTGATTCTTTTTGACGAGGACACGCCCCTGGAGCTGATCCGCCAAGTGCGGCCCGATGTATTGGTCAAGGGCAGCGACTATACCGTGGAAACCGTGGTGGGTGCGGATCTGGTGCGGGAATACGGCGGACGCGTGCATCTGGCCCATCTGGTGGACGGGTGCAGCACCACCAATCTGGTACGCCGGATGGGCGCGGAGAAGGCCTGA
- a CDS encoding glucokinase: MQRIFAADIGGTNCRFASFSLVEGCLNLERVVWIKSAGLLDTDMVLTALERELETPLRAADALVLALAGPVQGGLRGKLTNGALRVDFTGLERRYGVARYRVINDFIAEAYGCLTEIGEQARCVVSPAEQAEIPATAGRGVLGAGTGLGTASLVHDGRGGWLPVPAEGGHVSFPFAGDEENDFHNFLCRELGYPFARGDDVLTGKGLSLLHRYLSGEDLEAREVGARALSRDTPTLRWYSRFYARACRNWILTTLCRRGLWIAGGIASRNPLSVTSDYFLEELYTTPHFAALVRSVPVYLIENKNSGLWGAAQAGLELLRREAH; encoded by the coding sequence ATGCAGCGCATTTTTGCCGCCGATATCGGCGGAACCAATTGCCGTTTCGCCTCGTTCAGTCTGGTTGAAGGCTGTCTCAACCTCGAACGGGTGGTCTGGATCAAATCCGCCGGTCTGCTGGACACGGACATGGTGCTGACCGCTCTGGAGCGTGAGCTGGAAACTCCTCTGCGCGCGGCGGACGCCCTTGTACTGGCTCTGGCCGGGCCGGTACAAGGCGGTTTGCGCGGCAAACTGACCAACGGCGCTTTGCGGGTGGATTTCACCGGCCTGGAGCGCCGTTACGGCGTCGCCCGCTACCGGGTCATCAATGATTTTATCGCCGAGGCCTATGGCTGCCTGACGGAAATCGGGGAGCAGGCGCGTTGTGTGGTCAGCCCCGCCGAACAGGCCGAAATACCGGCCACGGCCGGTCGGGGCGTGCTGGGCGCGGGCACGGGGCTCGGCACGGCTTCCCTGGTGCATGACGGGCGCGGCGGCTGGCTGCCGGTGCCGGCTGAAGGCGGTCACGTCTCCTTTCCCTTTGCGGGCGACGAGGAAAACGACTTTCACAACTTTCTTTGCAGGGAATTGGGCTATCCCTTCGCGCGCGGCGACGACGTCCTCACCGGCAAAGGGCTTTCCCTCCTGCACCGCTACCTCAGCGGCGAAGACCTGGAGGCCCGCGAAGTGGGCGCGCGCGCCCTCAGTCGGGATACTCCGACCCTGCGTTGGTATTCGCGTTTTTACGCCAGGGCCTGCCGCAACTGGATTCTGACCACCTTGTGCCGCCGCGGTTTGTGGATCGCGGGCGGCATCGCCAGCCGCAATCCGCTTAGCGTTACAAGCGACTATTTTCTGGAAGAGCTGTATACCACCCCGCATTTCGCCGCCCTGGTCCGCTCCGTGCCCGTTTATCTGATTGAGAACAAAAACAGCGGATTGTGGGGGGCGGCCCAGGCCGGCCTGGAATTACTGCGCCGCGAGGCGCATTGA